A genomic stretch from Solanum stenotomum isolate F172 chromosome 8, ASM1918654v1, whole genome shotgun sequence includes:
- the LOC125873566 gene encoding uncharacterized protein LOC125873566, whose protein sequence is MDDLYVIPRGLKRKVSTFTYSYHYRVKVFDAIIDSQLQELDRCFDTVSNDLLLGMTSLSPVNLFANYDKDKIARYYPNEFSDDKLQELSCHLDNYIVYMRQCDNKFSNLKGLGDLSKMFVQKKLHLTWPLIYLLLKLSLILPVADASVERSFSFVKKIKNEMRKKIDEDFFNDCLVCYIENEVFESVSDAAIVNQFHGMEKI, encoded by the coding sequence ATGGATGACCTCTATGTTATCCCTAGAGGATTGAAGCGCAAGGTATCTACCTTCACATATTCATATCACTACCGGGTGAAAGTTTTTGATGCTATTATTGATTCACAATTGCAAGAGCTTGACAGGTGTTTTGATACAGTGAGTAATGACTTACTTCTTGGAATGACTAGTTTGAGCCCAGTAAATTTGTTTGCTAATTATGACAAGGacaaaatagctagatattatcCAAATGAATTTAGTGACGacaaacttcaagaactcaGTTGCCACCTTGATAATTACATTGTTTATATGCGACAGTGTGACAATAAGTTCTCAAACTTGAAGGGACTTGGCGATCTTTCTAAGATGTTTGTTCAGAAAAAGTTGCATTTAACATGGCCATTGATTTATTTGCTTTTGAAGTTGAGTTTGATTCTTCCAGTTGCCGATGCAAGTGTGGAAAGATCATTCTCTTTTGTGAAAAAGATCAAAAATGAAATGCgcaaaaaaattgatgaagattTTTTCAATGATTGTTTAGTCTGTTACATCGAAAATGAAGTATTTGAAAGTGTATCAGATGCTGCAATTGTTAATCAGTTTCACGGTATGGAGAAAATTTGA
- the LOC125874246 gene encoding ethylene-responsive transcription factor ERF017-like — MEPNPTHDQPKYKGVRLRKWGKWVSEVRLPNSRDRIWLGSYDSAEKAARAFDAAQFCLRGPKAKFNFPDSPPDISGGQRLSPAEIQAVAARFANDYSPSVVQEIQRDGHEGNIGNINSHVINMEKDEISLSTTSSCDVPPPMVVQMGTSTVAEMDWAFYNDMMENYPYNASGPPTEFFCDPYYSGAGTGAGAGAGAGGVLDINLSSNLYSPPHFPQRTTPNYDDDDTGNGGDEHYSQQSFLWNF, encoded by the coding sequence ATGGAACCCAACCCTACTCATGATCAGCCAAAGTACAAAGGAGTTCGGTTGAGAAAATGGGGGAAATGGGTTTCTGAAGTCAGATTGCCTAACAGCCGCGACAGGATTTGGTTGGGCTCATACGATTCTGCTGAGAAAGCCGCAAGGGCTTTTGATGCTGCACAGTTCTGCCTCCGCGGGCCGAAAGCTAAGTTTAATTTCCCTGATAGTCCACCGGATATATCCGGTGGACAAAGGCTTTCCCCCGCGGAGATACAGGCTGTAGCAGCTAGATTTGCGAATGATTACTCGCCGTCAGTGGTACAGGAGATACAGCGTGATGGTCATGAGGGCAATATTGGAAATATTAATTCACACGTGATAAATATGGAAAAAGATGAGATTTCGCTATCAACAACTAGTAGTTGTGATGTACCACCACCTATGGTGGTCCAAATGGGCACTAGTACTGTTGCTGAAATGGACTGGGCTTTTTATAATGATATGATGGAAAATTATCCATATAATGCAAGTGGGCCTCCAACtgaatttttttgtgatccATATTATTCCGGAGCAGGAACAGGAGCAGGAGCAGGAGCAGGAGCAGGAGGAGTACTCGATATTAATTTATCAAGTAATCTCTACTCACCACCACATTTTCCGCAGAGAACAACTCCTAATTATGACGATGATGATACTGGCAATGGTGGCGATGAACATTATTCTCAACAATCCTTCCTCTGGAACTTTTAA